A stretch of Geomonas oryzisoli DNA encodes these proteins:
- the hfq gene encoding RNA chaperone Hfq — MPKTPFNIQDQYLNQSRKERVKVLVQLMSGEKLEGHIKSFDNFSVLMEVHGDILIYKHAICSITSVDGVFRLHQ; from the coding sequence ATGCCTAAAACGCCTTTTAACATCCAGGACCAGTACCTCAACCAGTCTCGCAAGGAACGTGTGAAGGTCTTGGTGCAGCTCATGTCCGGTGAAAAACTGGAAGGGCATATCAAATCGTTCGATAACTTCTCGGTACTGATGGAAGTTCACGGCGATATCCTCATCTATAAGCACGCGATCTGCAGCATCACTTCCGTGGATGGCGTTTTCCGACTGCACCAGTAG
- the miaA gene encoding tRNA (adenosine(37)-N6)-dimethylallyltransferase MiaA — translation MTQEKTKLLVVGGPTGSGKSDLALRLAERIDGEIVNADSMQIYRGLDIGTAKPSPEELARVPHHLIDIVSPEQDFTASDFRREAAAAIEDIDRRGKKAIVVGGTGLYLRALLEGLLDSPTGDPELRRQFDDVPGEELLRRLADVDPETAARLHPNDRVRLVRALEVYTQTGRPISAFRAEHGFSGDHYRALKLAISVERAELYRRIDARVERMLAEGLEEEVLGLLDQGYSRELKSMRSIGYKEMTAYLAGEMTLDEAVTLIKRDSRRYAKRQMTWFGRENDIYWLEYPAAFASILGHVIEFFG, via the coding sequence ATGACGCAAGAGAAGACAAAGCTGCTGGTGGTTGGCGGACCGACCGGGTCCGGAAAGAGTGATCTTGCCTTGAGGTTGGCAGAGCGGATCGACGGGGAGATCGTCAACGCGGACTCGATGCAGATCTATCGCGGTCTCGACATCGGAACTGCCAAGCCCTCACCGGAAGAACTGGCCCGCGTGCCGCACCACCTGATCGATATCGTGTCGCCGGAGCAGGATTTTACCGCCTCGGATTTCAGGCGGGAGGCCGCAGCTGCCATCGAGGACATCGACCGGCGCGGGAAAAAGGCGATCGTCGTCGGCGGTACCGGGCTGTACCTGCGCGCCCTTTTGGAGGGGCTGCTCGACTCCCCGACAGGGGACCCGGAACTGCGCCGCCAGTTCGACGATGTCCCCGGAGAGGAATTGCTGCGGCGTCTGGCGGACGTCGACCCCGAGACCGCGGCGAGACTGCACCCAAACGATCGCGTGCGCCTGGTACGCGCCCTCGAGGTCTACACCCAGACCGGCCGCCCCATCTCCGCCTTCCGGGCCGAGCACGGATTTTCAGGCGATCACTACCGTGCCTTGAAGCTGGCGATCAGTGTGGAGCGGGCTGAACTTTACCGGCGCATCGATGCACGGGTGGAACGGATGCTGGCAGAAGGGCTGGAGGAAGAGGTGCTGGGACTCCTGGACCAGGGTTACAGCCGCGAATTGAAGTCAATGCGTTCCATCGGGTACAAGGAAATGACGGCCTATCTGGCTGGCGAAATGACGCTGGATGAGGCAGTTACGCTGATCAAGCGCGACAGCCGCCGTTATGCCAAGCGACAGATGACATGGTTTGGCAGGGAAAATGATATTTATTGGCTTGAATATCCCGCAGCATTTGCTAGTATCCTTGGTCATGTGATTGAATTTTTTGGGTAA
- a CDS encoding AAA family ATPase, with translation MCKKIFIAATGQHCGKTTISLSLLHLAKQRYARVGFIKPIGPKVFKLDGVEMDMDAALIASIYGMEADRKLMSPVVVGKGYTKRYLSGEIAPEAPLEAIKQACSELEAKNDFLIIEGSGHGGVGSVVGINNAQIARTLDAPVLMVAAGGIGCVIDSVQLNLSLFQQQGAEVKLILVNKLLAEKREETLGYLKTFFESRQQKVAGAFDYSPTLANPTLLDLSKLLKLPLQGDQEGKDRIINHIQLGAASSQRVIDTLQDSTLLITTSSRDELIVTASALYNIPAYRRKLAGVVIPGSAPVSAITQRILDDSNIPYLRTSQNTAETFITLTEHVSKITADDKEKIDLIKSTAESVFDFDVIDAMSR, from the coding sequence ATGTGTAAAAAGATATTCATAGCTGCCACCGGCCAGCACTGCGGCAAGACCACCATCAGCCTGTCGCTGCTGCACCTTGCCAAGCAGAGATACGCCCGTGTGGGCTTCATAAAACCGATCGGCCCCAAGGTCTTCAAGCTCGATGGCGTCGAGATGGACATGGACGCGGCCCTCATCGCGTCCATCTACGGCATGGAGGCGGACCGCAAACTGATGTCCCCGGTTGTGGTCGGGAAGGGGTACACCAAGAGGTACCTCTCCGGCGAGATTGCACCGGAGGCCCCGCTGGAGGCCATCAAACAGGCATGCAGCGAACTGGAAGCCAAGAACGATTTCCTCATCATCGAGGGGTCCGGTCATGGCGGGGTCGGCTCGGTGGTCGGCATCAACAACGCCCAGATCGCGCGTACCCTGGATGCACCGGTTCTCATGGTCGCCGCAGGGGGCATCGGCTGCGTCATCGACTCGGTCCAGTTGAACCTTTCCCTGTTCCAGCAACAGGGTGCCGAGGTGAAGCTGATCCTGGTCAACAAGCTCCTCGCCGAGAAGCGTGAAGAGACCCTGGGCTATCTCAAGACGTTCTTCGAAAGCCGCCAGCAGAAGGTGGCGGGCGCCTTCGATTACTCCCCTACCCTGGCCAACCCCACCCTGCTCGACCTCTCCAAGCTCTTGAAGCTGCCGCTGCAGGGAGACCAGGAAGGCAAGGACCGGATCATCAATCACATCCAGCTCGGGGCCGCATCTTCCCAGCGGGTCATCGACACCCTGCAGGACTCCACACTGTTGATCACTACGAGTTCCAGGGACGAGCTCATCGTTACCGCATCGGCCCTGTACAACATCCCGGCCTACCGGCGCAAGCTGGCCGGCGTGGTGATACCCGGGTCGGCGCCGGTCTCCGCGATCACGCAGAGGATACTGGACGACAGCAACATCCCCTACCTGCGCACCTCGCAGAACACCGCCGAGACCTTCATCACCCTCACCGAGCATGTCTCGAAGATCACGGCTGATGACAAGGAAAAGATCGACCTGATCAAATCCACGGCCGAGAGCGTCTTCGACTTCGACGTCATCGATGCCATGAGCCGCTGA
- the mutL gene encoding DNA mismatch repair endonuclease MutL, which produces MATKIRILPENLTNKIAAGEVVERPASVAKELVENALDAGSKEVVVEIESGGRRLIKVTDSGSGMSREDALLALERHATSKIASDEDLFALSTLGFRGEALPSVASVSRLTISTRTSDSLEGTEIYVEGGRIKEVKECGMAPGTVIAVRNLFFNTPARLKFMKSAETEGGHVGELLTRLAISRPDVRFTYKNDGKTVFRALDADLKERVATLLGRSIASFLYPVSYEVPGGVLVTGLVAAPECSRSAASHLYTYINGRFIKDKVVQHAILQAYRNFLERGRYPVVAVFIDIAPGEVDVNVHPTKHEVRFREQGKVHDAIQYAVESVLKQTPWLKRPTVPAPTASTASVVHAGGVTGVATGTVTPPERPVPSPAGAPMEGTPQVMSLSAAAAKAVQEPVLAAEPALPSVSEAKVAEIRELLVGYQPKPQPALRPHYHFEAPTREAEEPASPPRSQEPAAHLCTEEPVPVCHKESATPGYFSSLAVIGQFNASYILCQRGTDLVLIDQHAAHERVAFEKLKAEFAGKEVDSQGLLFPETLELSFRESAVLRENLEELRRLGFSFEEFGGNTWLLNGVPQLLSGTDYLRTIRDILEELSSLSRSRTFTDIQEDLLARIACHSVVRGRRTLTAPEISALFKQMDVTDFSSNCPHGRPVMQTLTLAEVEKMFKRV; this is translated from the coding sequence TTGGCTACCAAGATACGAATACTTCCCGAGAACCTGACCAACAAGATCGCCGCCGGCGAGGTGGTGGAGCGACCGGCCTCCGTTGCCAAGGAACTGGTGGAGAACGCACTCGATGCGGGCTCGAAAGAGGTCGTGGTCGAGATCGAGTCCGGCGGCAGGCGGCTCATCAAGGTCACCGATTCCGGCAGCGGGATGTCACGCGAGGACGCGCTCCTGGCTCTCGAGCGTCACGCCACCAGCAAGATCGCCAGCGACGAGGACCTCTTCGCCCTCTCCACCTTGGGCTTTCGCGGCGAGGCGTTGCCCTCGGTGGCTTCCGTTTCCCGCCTCACCATCTCCACCCGCACCAGCGACAGCCTGGAGGGGACGGAGATCTATGTCGAGGGGGGGCGCATAAAGGAGGTCAAGGAATGCGGTATGGCTCCCGGGACGGTGATCGCCGTGCGCAACCTCTTCTTCAACACGCCGGCGCGGCTTAAGTTCATGAAAAGCGCGGAGACCGAGGGGGGGCATGTGGGAGAACTGCTGACCCGGCTTGCCATTTCCCGCCCCGATGTCCGTTTCACCTACAAAAATGATGGGAAGACGGTGTTCCGCGCCCTCGATGCGGACCTGAAGGAGCGGGTGGCGACCCTGTTGGGGCGGTCGATCGCTTCCTTCCTCTATCCGGTGTCGTACGAGGTGCCGGGAGGCGTACTGGTGACCGGCCTGGTGGCGGCGCCTGAATGCAGCCGCAGCGCCGCGAGCCACCTGTACACCTACATAAATGGCCGCTTCATCAAGGACAAGGTGGTGCAGCACGCCATCCTACAGGCCTACCGGAACTTCCTGGAGCGTGGCCGTTATCCCGTGGTCGCGGTGTTCATCGACATCGCCCCGGGCGAAGTAGATGTGAACGTGCATCCAACCAAGCACGAGGTGAGGTTCCGCGAACAAGGGAAGGTGCACGACGCCATCCAGTACGCGGTGGAAAGCGTGTTGAAGCAGACCCCCTGGCTGAAGCGGCCAACGGTGCCAGCTCCAACTGCTTCGACTGCATCGGTGGTGCATGCCGGCGGCGTAACTGGAGTTGCTACCGGCACCGTCACCCCGCCTGAGCGTCCCGTTCCCTCTCCGGCTGGTGCACCCATGGAGGGCACGCCTCAGGTGATGTCACTTTCTGCCGCGGCGGCTAAAGCCGTGCAGGAACCGGTGCTTGCCGCAGAGCCGGCTCTCCCGTCGGTGAGCGAGGCGAAAGTGGCCGAGATCCGCGAACTGCTGGTGGGATATCAGCCTAAGCCCCAGCCGGCGCTGCGCCCCCATTACCACTTCGAGGCGCCGACGCGGGAGGCCGAGGAGCCTGCATCCCCGCCTCGTAGCCAGGAGCCTGCCGCCCACCTTTGCACCGAAGAGCCCGTGCCCGTTTGTCACAAGGAGAGCGCGACGCCTGGTTATTTCTCGTCGCTGGCGGTGATCGGCCAGTTCAACGCCTCTTACATCCTGTGCCAGCGGGGCACGGACCTGGTGCTGATCGATCAGCACGCGGCGCACGAGCGGGTGGCTTTCGAAAAGCTGAAAGCGGAGTTCGCCGGTAAAGAGGTGGATAGCCAGGGGCTGCTTTTCCCGGAAACGCTGGAACTCTCCTTCCGGGAGTCGGCGGTGCTCAGGGAGAACCTCGAGGAGCTGCGCCGCCTGGGCTTCTCCTTCGAGGAGTTCGGAGGCAACACTTGGCTTCTGAACGGTGTACCGCAGCTTCTGTCCGGCACTGATTACCTGCGCACCATCCGCGACATCCTCGAGGAACTCTCCAGCTTGAGCCGCAGCCGGACCTTCACCGATATCCAGGAGGATCTTCTCGCGCGCATTGCCTGCCACAGCGTTGTCCGCGGGCGACGGACGCTGACGGCCCCGGAGATTTCGGCTCTGTTCAAACAGATGGACGTAACGGATTTCTCCAGCAACTGCCCGCACGGCAGGCCGGTGATGCAGACCCTCACCCTGGCCGAGGTGGAGAAGATGTTCAAGCGGGTGTAG
- a CDS encoding DUF512 domain-containing protein: MSGLTIDKVMPGSIADELELEPGDRLLSVNGHPLRDVIDYNYFASDDELELEVEKADGELWGLEVEREEGEPLGISFQAPAPARCGNNCVFCFVHQLPRGLRGPLYVKDEDYRLSFLYGNYVTMANIGRAELDRIKEQRLSPLYISVHATDAGLREKLLGKNGILPILDVMRELAEARITMHTQVVLCPGWNDGDAFARTVQDLAALYPWVASLAVVPVGLTEHRQNLPALAPVTKEFAVAFVEKWYPESRLLEERLGAPFLFLADEFYIKGDLPFPELDDYGDLPQLENGVGMIPLFLSEAEQVLEEAEALKPGKLTVVTGESPYRYLAEFLERLSGATGVAMQPVAVRNRLFGPTVTVTGLVCGADVVAALQGIELGELVLVPDVMLKEGEGVFLDNLTLDDVGQQLGAEVQVVESTPYGIYDALVQRLG, translated from the coding sequence ATGTCAGGTCTGACTATCGATAAGGTGATGCCCGGAAGCATCGCCGACGAACTGGAACTCGAGCCGGGGGACCGGCTGCTGTCGGTGAACGGGCACCCTTTGCGCGACGTCATCGATTACAACTATTTTGCATCCGACGATGAACTGGAGCTGGAAGTCGAAAAGGCCGACGGGGAGCTCTGGGGCCTCGAGGTGGAGCGCGAAGAGGGGGAGCCGCTGGGTATCTCCTTCCAGGCGCCGGCGCCGGCTCGCTGCGGCAACAACTGCGTGTTCTGCTTCGTGCACCAGCTGCCCCGAGGACTGCGCGGTCCCCTTTACGTCAAGGACGAGGATTACCGCCTCTCCTTTCTCTACGGCAACTACGTAACCATGGCCAATATCGGCCGCGCCGAGCTGGACCGCATCAAGGAGCAGCGGCTCTCCCCGCTCTACATCTCCGTGCACGCGACCGACGCGGGGCTGCGCGAAAAGCTTTTGGGCAAAAACGGCATCCTCCCGATTCTGGACGTGATGCGGGAACTGGCCGAGGCGCGCATCACCATGCACACCCAGGTCGTGCTCTGCCCGGGCTGGAACGACGGGGACGCCTTCGCCAGGACGGTGCAGGACTTGGCAGCCCTGTACCCGTGGGTGGCCTCCCTGGCGGTGGTTCCGGTGGGGTTGACCGAGCACAGGCAGAATCTCCCGGCACTTGCCCCGGTGACCAAGGAGTTCGCCGTGGCATTCGTCGAGAAGTGGTACCCGGAGTCCCGGCTGCTGGAAGAGCGCCTGGGCGCACCCTTCCTGTTTCTGGCGGACGAGTTCTACATCAAGGGGGATCTGCCGTTTCCCGAACTTGACGATTACGGCGACCTGCCCCAGTTGGAGAACGGTGTCGGGATGATTCCGCTGTTTCTCTCCGAGGCGGAACAAGTGCTCGAGGAGGCCGAGGCATTGAAGCCGGGCAAACTGACCGTCGTTACCGGCGAATCTCCCTACCGTTACCTCGCTGAGTTCCTAGAACGGCTCTCCGGGGCGACCGGGGTCGCCATGCAACCGGTGGCGGTGCGCAACAGGTTGTTCGGTCCCACTGTCACCGTTACCGGCCTGGTCTGCGGAGCCGACGTCGTTGCCGCCCTGCAGGGGATTGAGCTGGGAGAACTGGTGCTCGTGCCTGACGTGATGTTGAAAGAGGGGGAGGGGGTGTTCCTGGACAACCTGACCCTGGATGACGTGGGACAACAGCTTGGGGCGGAGGTGCAGGTAGTGGAGTCGACTCCCTACGGGATCTATGACGCACTGGTGCAGCGGCTGGGATAA
- a CDS encoding amino acid ABC transporter substrate-binding protein: protein MKKIWVILSSLLVLACAVSAFAGDGSFKRVKSQGALTIGLDDAFPPMGYRNDKGQLVGFDIDAAEEVGKRLGIKINWQPTAWDGVIHALNSKKFDCIWNGMTITEERKKEVAFTKPYKMDGQVAVVRFADKKLKKLTDLKGAKVGVQKGSSAVEAVKKLPAAPAEVREYEDNPKALLDLESNRLDTVIIDDATGRDFIAKRPGKFRILPGNITKEPFGVAFRKEDVELREAVQKTLDKMVKDGTMAKISKKWFGEDITNPKKWK from the coding sequence GTGAAAAAGATTTGGGTTATCCTGTCGTCTCTGCTCGTCCTTGCCTGTGCCGTCTCTGCCTTCGCCGGCGACGGTTCCTTCAAAAGGGTCAAAAGCCAGGGTGCTCTCACCATCGGCCTCGATGACGCCTTTCCCCCGATGGGTTACCGCAACGACAAGGGGCAGCTGGTAGGCTTCGACATCGATGCCGCCGAAGAAGTGGGCAAGCGTCTGGGCATCAAGATCAACTGGCAGCCGACCGCATGGGACGGCGTCATCCACGCTCTGAACTCCAAGAAGTTCGACTGCATCTGGAACGGCATGACCATCACCGAAGAGCGCAAGAAGGAAGTCGCCTTCACCAAGCCGTACAAGATGGACGGTCAGGTCGCGGTGGTCCGTTTCGCCGATAAGAAGCTCAAAAAGCTTACCGACCTGAAAGGGGCCAAGGTAGGCGTGCAGAAAGGTTCCTCCGCCGTCGAGGCAGTCAAGAAACTCCCGGCAGCCCCCGCCGAGGTGCGTGAGTACGAGGACAACCCGAAGGCGCTGCTGGACCTCGAGTCCAACCGTCTCGACACCGTCATCATCGACGACGCCACCGGCCGCGATTTCATCGCCAAGCGCCCCGGCAAGTTCCGCATCCTCCCGGGCAACATCACCAAGGAGCCGTTCGGAGTCGCCTTCCGCAAAGAAGACGTGGAGCTGCGCGAGGCCGTCCAGAAGACCCTCGACAAGATGGTCAAAGACGGCACCATGGCCAAGATCTCCAAGAAGTGGTTCGGCGAGGACATCACCAACCCCAAGAAATGGAAATAG